A window from Esox lucius isolate fEsoLuc1 chromosome 16, fEsoLuc1.pri, whole genome shotgun sequence encodes these proteins:
- the LOC105009734 gene encoding helix-loop-helix protein 2-like, translating into MMLSPDQPDPDLPWGQPDTETLMNGIKMECAPLLAEPAESEGKARSLSVPSLSREEKRRRRRATAKYRSAHATRERIRVEAFNVAFAELRKLLPTLPPDKKLSKIEILRLAICYISYLNHVLDA; encoded by the coding sequence ATGATGCTGAGTCCGGATCAGCCCGACCCCGATCTGCCTTGGGGGCAGCCCGACACAGAGACTCTGATGAACGGCATCAAGATGGAGTGCGCCCCCCTGTTAGCGGAGCCCGCAGAGAGCGAGGGTAAGGCGCGCTCTCTGTCGGTGCCTTCGCTCAGCagggaagagaagaggagacgGCGGCGCGCCACAGCCAAGTACCGGTCCGCGCACGCCACGAGGGAGCGCATCCGCGTGGAAGCCTTCAACGTTGCTTTCGCAGAGCTGAGGAAACTTCTCCCCACACTTCCACCTGACAAGAAGCTGTCAAAGATCGAGATCCTCCGGCTTGCGATCTGCTACATCTCGTACCTCAACCATGTGCTGGATGCGTAG
- the LOC105031199 gene encoding vang-like protein 1 → MDTESTHSGYSSRSNRSNRHGEQSRRERRKLSSKDSSRSERSVVINTSDGPTPASPVHAGDALLEVPASVAGDDAPSLQDDNWGETTTAVTGTSELSLSQEEVVGLEKGPEDGRGQGWRCYAPLALGLCVGLLVLATPLAFLILPAVLWPDRLQACGSACEGLFLSVSCKLLILLLAVWAVFLRQSRASLPRVCVYRATLATLTLLLTLSYWLFYGVRILDSQDEDYQGIVQFAVSLVDSLLFVHYLAVVLLELRHLQPSYSLCVTRSTDGETRHYNLGQLSIQRAALSVLEFYYRDFPLHNPALLSASKHRAAKHLAGLKVYSVDGPESPVGSAGGSGGPQVGGQSRSAISAAAKRREATHNELYYEEADLERRVRKRRARLVVAVEEAFMHVRRMQQEEQKVAPGDVMDVREAALAIFPSMARALQKYLRTTRRQHCHSMDSIQRHLAFCLTHNMSPKAFLEAYLSPGPTLQYGPERWMAGQWTLVSEAAVTSGLKDATVFSLRCLDFSLAVAVKSIPYIRMTEEYVDPKSHKFTLRLQSETSV, encoded by the exons ATGGACACTGAGTCCACCCACTCTGGCTACTCCAGCCGCTCCAACAGATCCAACAGACATGG GGAGCAGAGCCGCCGCGAGCGTCGTAAGCTCAGCAGTAAGGACAGCAGCCGGTCGGAGAGGTCTGTAGTCATCAACACATCCGACGGGCCCACCCCAGCCTCCCCCGTCCACGCCGGCGATGCCCTGCTGGAAGTCCCTGCCTCAGTGGCTGGAGACGATGCCCCAAGCCTCCAG GACGACAACTGGGGAGAGACCACCACAGCGGTGACGGGCACCTCAGAGCTCAGCCTGTCCCAGGAAGAGGTGGTGGGCCTGGAGAAGGGCCCCGAGGACGGCCGGGGGCAAGGCTGGCGATGCTACGCTCCCCTGGCTCTGGGCCTCTGTGTGGGGCTGCTGGTCCTGGCCACCCCCCTGGCCTTCCTGATCCTCCCGGCGGTGCTGTGGCCGGACCGGCTGCAGGCCTGCGGCTCGGCCTGCGAGGGCCTCTTCCTCTCGGTGTCCTGTAAGCTCCTGATCCTCCTGCTCGCCGTGTGGGCCGTGTTCCTGAGGCAGTCCCGCGCCAGCCTgcccagagtgtgtgtgtaccggGCCACCCTGGCCACTCTGACTCTGCTCCTCACGCTGTCCTACTGGCTGTTCTACGGGGTTCGCATCCTCGACTCGCAG GATGAGGACTACCAGGGAATCGTCCAGTTCGCCGTGTCTCTGGTGGACTCCCTGTTGTTCGTCCACTACCTGGCCGTGGTGCTGCTGGAGCTCCGACACCTGCAGCCCTCCTACAGCCTGTGTGTCACCCGCTCCACCGACGGAGAGACGCGCCACTACAACCTGGGACAGCTCAG TATTCAGAGGGCAGCTCTGTCCGTGCTGGAGTTCTACTACAGGGACTTCCCCCTCCATAACCCCGCCCTTCTCTCCGCCTCCAAACACCGCGCCGCCAAGCACCTGGCTGGCCTGAAGGTCTACAGCGTGGACG GCCCAGAGAGCCCAGTGGGGTCTGCAGGAGGGTCTGGCGGGCCACAGGTCGGGGGTCAGTCACGCTCTGCCATCTCTGCCGCAGCCAAGCGTAGGGAAGCCACTCACAATGAGCTCTACTACGAAGAGGCTGATCTTGAAAGACGCGTTCGCAAACGAAGAGCCAG ACTGGTGGTGGCTGTGGAGGAGGCCTTCATGCACGTGAGGCGGATGCAGCAGGAGGAGCAGAAAGTGGCCCCCGGCGACGTGATGGACGTTAGGGAGGCAGCCTTGGCCATCTTCCCCTCAATGGCCCGCGCCCTGCAGAAATACCTCCGAACCACCAGGAGGCAGCACTGCCACAGCATGGACAGCATCCAGAGGCACCTGGCCTTCTGCCTAACACACAACATGAGCCCCAAG GCGTTCCTGGAGGCCTATCTGTCTCCGGGTCCAACCCTGCAGTACGGCCCCGAGCGCTGGATGGCTGGTCAGTGGACCCTGGTCAGCGAGGCAGCAGTCACCAGCGGTCTGAAGGACGCCACCGTCTTCTCGCTTCGGTGTCTAGACTTTAGCCTGGCGGTCGCGGTCAAGTCCATCCCCTACATTAGGATGACCGAGGAGTACGTCGACCCCAAGTCGCACAAGTTCACCCTGCGTCTCCAGTCAGAAACGTCCGTCTGA